The Pangasianodon hypophthalmus isolate fPanHyp1 chromosome 20, fPanHyp1.pri, whole genome shotgun sequence genomic sequence cagctcgaaccaatctagCCATTTTCCTCTAACTTGTCTTATCATCAAGACATTTCCACctacagaactgttgctcactgaatgttttttttttttcatcccatctggcaccaacaaccatgacctgtatctgcaagatGTTTTGCATTTCActgcttccacatgattggctggttagataactgcatgaatatgtaggtgtacaggtgttcctattataAGTGAATAGTGTGCATACATACACTCCGAGCagccataacaataaaacaacctgcctaatattgtgtaggtcacccttctgccaccaaaacagctctaacCCGTTGAAGCATGGACTCCCCAAGACCTCttaaggtgtgctgtggtatctggcactaagatgttagcagcagatcctttacgTCCTGTAAGCTGCAAGTTGTGGCCTCTGtagattggacttgtttgtccagcacatcccacagatgctcgattggattgagatcggAGGAAtatggaggccaagtcaacaccttgaactctttgtcatgtttctcaaaccattcctgaacaatttttgcagtgtggcagagtGCATTATCCTGATGAAAGAGGCCAATGACATTAGGGAAtaatgttgccatgaaggggagTACTTGGTCTGCCACAATGTTTAACTAGGTGGtgtgtgtcaaaatagcatctaCATGAAttccaggacccaaagtttcccagcagaacattgcccagagcatcacactgcctctgccagcttgccttcttcccagagtgcatcctggtgccatctcttccccaggtaagtgatgcacacatACTCGGCCATCCAtttgatgtaaaagaaaacatgattcctcagaccaggccaccttcttccattgctccatggtccagttctgatgttcacatgcccattgtaggtggacaggggtcagcgtgggcactctgaccggtctgcagctacgcagcaagctgcaatgcactgtgtgatCTGACACCCTTCTATCATAACCAGtgttaactttttcagcaatttgtgctgcagtagctcttctgtgggattggaccaaaCGGGCTAGTCTTTGCTTCCCACATGCATCAGAGAGCCTTAGGCGCCCACGACGCTGTTGCCAATTCACCGGTTGTACTTCCTTGGACATCAGGTTGCACTCCTTTGCTTCATGCAGCAAGAacactttacaaccgtggtgagcaaaaaagcatctcagcacacaCAACATATCAAACATTGatatggatgggctacaacagcagattacatcaggttcctctcctgtcagccaaggacaagaatctgaggctatcatgggcacagactcacccaaactggatagTTGTTCTTGGCCGACAGgtgtggaacccaatgtggtcttctgctgttgtagcccatccacctcaaggttcaatgttttgtgcatgctgagatgcttttctgttcaccgcagctgtaaagagtgattatttgagttactatatcttCCCTTCCACGACCCTGTTGCCGATTCACCGGTTGTACTTCCTTggacatcaggttccactcctgacaGCCAATAACAAGAATCTAAACCTACACTCAGTAGCCTCAGACTAGCTACTGCTTGAGGCGCACACTCACTCaacctgggaaaaaaaatggaaaaatgtgcaGCAGTTatgtgatgcagtcatgtcaacatgggcCAAAAtgtcaaaggaatgtttccaacaccttgtggaatccgtgccatgaagaactgaagCGGTTCGGAGAGCTAAAGGGGGGTCCTGGCCCAATATTAGCAGAGTGATCTTAATAAAGTAACCCAGTGTGAGGAGGAAGCTGATGGCTTGGACTTATACGCAGTTTGGAGGTGTGTGACTGCTGGAGCCCAGTATGCGGCTGTGCATGAAACTGCTGGCatggaagtgtgtgtaagttttTACTGGAACAACACTGCCCCCTATTCCTTATTCTGAATGGCAAAAAAACGCTTGTTTTTCGGCATTTGGTTTCCTGTTTTTCCTCTAGTCATTAAAGATGCAGGGCTTGGATTTGAGCACTTTAACAAACATATATCAAAATATCTTTCTTCCTTTATGAACAATGTTTATAAAGACTACTGTGCATCAGTTTAGTATCTTAACTGATGTTCCGTACACTTTTCAAACCACTAAGATGCAAATTGGTTTGGACCACAAATTTTCAATATGTTTAgagtgttttaaaatgtaagatTAATGCACGTTACAAAGTTTTTCAGTCATGGACCTTTATTTTGAACTTGTTTGTCGCCTCATACAATGAGCCAATCAGGACAGGCGAGCTCGCACATGCGTAGTCCACCAGGAAGTCGACTTGCGGTCACCTTTTAAATAAAGAGTTTAAACTCTTCTGACACTTGGTTGTGGTGGTCCAGTGACACGcattcacacaaaaaaagtaaGATTATTACCTATAAAATGATCACACTAGACGTTAATGTGTAGGTTTATATAATTAGGAAGACCAATCAGATGTGCAGGTTTGTTTATGAGTAGTCAGGCTCTAGTTAGGGAAGAGTAAGCGGACTTTTAGTTTGTAGTAACTGAAGAAAGAACTTGAGGTGGTGACAGTGTATGAACTCTATCCACAGCCATGTCGTTCGTTAATGCAGGTGTAGACGCTATGGCGAGCAGCCTGAGTGAGGAGTTTGCTGTGCCGGCTCATGTGGAGGAGGTCAGGAGAGTGATGGCGGCGTTTGCGGAGCAGCATGGAGCTGCAGGTCGCATGGTCGTGCTCATCACTTCGGGAGGCACCAAGGTTCCTCTGGAGTCCAGGACCGTGCGCTTTCTGGACAACTTCAGCAGCGGGCGGCGTGGAGCCTCGTCAGCGGAGTATTTCCTCGCGCAGGGGTATGCTGTGATCTTCCTGCACAGACAGCGCTCTCTGTACCCCTACACACGCCTCTACACGGGCGTCAATCTGCTGGACTGTCTGACATTACACCCTGTTCACGAGGGCTCTGGGCTGGTCGCAGTGGATCAGACCAAGCTGCCAAACATCACAGATGTCCTGAAGAGGTACCAGGCAGTGAAATCTGGAGGGTTACTTCTTCCAGTGGAGTTCAGCACCTTATCCGAGTACCTCCACCTTCTCAAAGCTGCAGCACAAGCTCTCAGTTCACTgggtaaagaaaataaactgcACCACCCATAGCACACACCATATACTGtcttaagaaaaaaactgaGATGTTACTGGAGTGGTTTACTCAAACATACACCTTTTATATCTTAAAGGCgttaatttaaaaagtaattaagtCCAATTGTGTATGTtgaatcttcttcttctttttttttttttttttataaagatacactatatatacactcactgtccactttgctaggaacacctgtatacctgatcatttatgcagttatccaatcagccagtcggGTGGCAGCAGCACATAGCATAtacagggcaccatgcagatgcaggtcaagagcttcagttaaagttcacatcaaacatcagaatgaagaaagtgtgatctctgtgactttaacagtgGCATCAATGTTGGCACCAGATgtgtggtttgagtatttctataactgctgatctcctgcaattttcacacacaacagtctctagagtttacacagaataatgagaaaaacatcctgtgtgcagagggtctgcaggctgaaacactttgttgatgagagagaatgaccagactggtgagagctgacaggaagtctatagtaactcaaattaGCCCTCTTTACaagcgtggtgagcagaaaagcatctcagaacacacaacacatcaagcCTTGAAGTGGAtgagactcacccaaactggacag encodes the following:
- the ppcs gene encoding phosphopantothenate--cysteine ligase isoform X1; protein product: MSFVNAGVDAMASSLSEEFAVPAHVEEVRRVMAAFAEQHGAAGRMVVLITSGGTKVPLESRTVRFLDNFSSGRRGASSAEYFLAQGYAVIFLHRQRSLYPYTRLYTGVNLLDCLTLHPVHEGSGLVAVDQTKLPNITDVLKRYQAVKSGGLLLPVEFSTLSEYLHLLKAAAQALSSLGSKAMFYLAAAVSDFYIPPSEMPEHKIQSSNGPLQISMKMVPKILKPLVKDWAPKAFVISFKLETDPSILLERARCALDIYKHQVVVANVLDTRHGYVVIVTKDSQKELVLTEEEVQRDVEIEEKIVKNLSHAHTQFVNQKG
- the ppcs gene encoding phosphopantothenate--cysteine ligase isoform X2 — translated: MASSLSEEFAVPAHVEEVRRVMAAFAEQHGAAGRMVVLITSGGTKVPLESRTVRFLDNFSSGRRGASSAEYFLAQGYAVIFLHRQRSLYPYTRLYTGVNLLDCLTLHPVHEGSGLVAVDQTKLPNITDVLKRYQAVKSGGLLLPVEFSTLSEYLHLLKAAAQALSSLGSKAMFYLAAAVSDFYIPPSEMPEHKIQSSNGPLQISMKMVPKILKPLVKDWAPKAFVISFKLETDPSILLERARCALDIYKHQVVVANVLDTRHGYVVIVTKDSQKELVLTEEEVQRDVEIEEKIVKNLSHAHTQFVNQKG